The segment CAGTTTGGTATGTCTTGTTCAAAACTATTCAGAATTCCtgtgcttcatctgacatgacttgTTGAGACAGTACTGAGCTGTGTTcaatgtatcataaacttttcagccatgctctgcatccttgaaaacggtgcattgcaaaagAAGGCATATCTGTGTATTGACTGGACAGGGTTGAACAGTGCGAAGCTGTTAAGCAGCACATGTAGCACTACGAACAACATCTGTGTACCAATGGTGGACAGCTCACACCCAAAATTGATGCATAGCCAATTCAGGGATGCTCTGCCTCTTcgaaaacggtgcattgcaaaGGGTTGCACATATGTGTATTCACGTGAGTGGGGATGGGTACGTGTGGTCAGGGTTCAATAGTTTCGAGATGTTGAGTATCACATGCAGAACTACATCAATCAAGTGTAGCAATGATGGACAGCTTACCCCCAAAAATTTGCTTACACTTTTGAAGGGtcctctgcatccttgaaaatagTGCATTGCAAAATGTTGCATATCTGTTTATTCACGTGAGCATGGATGATATGATTGGACAGGGTTCAATAGTGTCGAGTTGTTGAGCAGCACATGCAGAACTGCGAACATGACTTCGCCGAACAGTGCCGAGCTGTGTTAGCCTTTTCCAACCTCACTTGCCAAATGCTAGTATTACGAGCAGTGAGTGTAGCAACAGTAGAGAGTTTTATCCCCCTGTTTCCCTACAAACTTTTCAGGGAGTCTTTGCaggtagaaaatgtagttacattttctcaacatcaatgtaaaattacatGAAGAAAACTATGCTTCCAAGTTTTACATCAATGGCTTCCGATCATCACAATTGCAATATTAGGGAGCTTTCAAGCAATGCTACAACAAACCAATAACTTGAATGAAACATTTCAAAGGCTGATCAGGCTTTTAGGCCTTTACTctatttttaagcaaaccaaATATCGTTGTGAGAGTGTGTTGGGTGAGCCATATGGATTTTCAGTGAGTGAGTGGTTAGTCTGGTTTGGACGAGTCTTTATGTAATGTATCTATATAAAGTAGGACACTATTACAACTAAGATACACAGATACGTGCATATTATATCGTGACTCAAACAActcatataaaagaattattcgaATTATTGAATCATATGCGCGGTTGGTCTATGTGGTTTGGATCAGTCTGtatgtattgaatctattaaattttcctacaagtaatgtgcaataaatataatttggaGGCATTTCACTTCCTAAGGTTTTCCCTACATTACAAAGCAAAGGACATTGTTCGTCCATGACCCACATTACTTgaatgtagcaacaaagaacacgtatgaaaaaaatgagaaagtgatttcacataaacttagccaaaagtaataaacagttaatctttagagttgcaaaagttgaacatacataatcatcatttgtcacacattaacaataacatcatgtattgcacataatgtgtagacattaacaacaacgtctaatgttcgtaggtagaaatttttggaaatcatcattgcttgaatctgagaagtctgaaatatctgtttcatcatctaacgcagtaatttcattaatagacttCATGGCTCGCTCTTGCGCCTTCCCCTTTAGATGCTTCCTAGCTTTTTGGATTGCGTGAAAACGGTCTAGTcgcctttgcatttgattgttctcttgttcaagacgagcaagtatgttggcaggttcatctctaggtaactcggcagagcgtgccttaggaactcgtaacccgtgccatcgacaatacacctctaactcacacctcttctcgtatagggttgaccatggtggttctgctatagtgaactctattgcggtggtatctgtacttagttttgtaGGTTTGCCGACCATGATGTGTCCGATGCTTCCAAGACTCTCATACgtgtatattggcatattaacgaaatctctcttctttccaacccattttCCTCCATAGTGGTCTGTGTATGTATGTAGTTGTTGATCTATTGGAACTTGTGATGATGCATTTGTTGAAGTAGGTTCAAACTTGTTTCGCATTGTACGATTTGATGTTGAGGCATTGCGACTCATAGCTTAATCAATCTACGAAGTTAGCGGGGTAGAAAGTTAACATTATATCACTGGTGCATTTATAACCTCATTTCACGGTCCAGGCATTACAATTTCACTTATTAGGGCCTGTCATGTCAAACCCTTCAGGAAAAACACTATATGAACAGGATTTTAAATGTTCCTAATGTCACATCAAAGGTGGGCAGTAGTTGCAACAGTAGATGTAAATGAGACATCTGTGCATCCAATTTCACAATTCTGTATTCACGTGAGTGTGGGTGTGAAACAGTGTCGACTTGGGTATCCACATCGTGTAGAGCACCGAACATGACTTGACTAAGCAGCAGCGTCTGTTGGCACATGTGCTGCGATTGAAGGAGTTTGATATGACTACAGTTGGTGCTACAGAAGCAGGCTGGTGACGTGTGTTTAGAGTTGGAACTTGGTCACCTTCAAACTTCGCTATATTAATTGTGTTTTGTCTTTCACCAGCAAGTTcgcaatattaatttattaattatgtttggtctttcacaaaataaattatgaagatCACAGTGTTTTCTAtgatttggtcattttgaatgTCTGTAAACATCATGGTGTGTAAATATGACGGTGTTCATTATCTTTGGTCATTAAACATTTACAGGTTAAAAGCATCACTTTGGTCTCAGAACCATCACTCTTACAAATTACGTAGCGCCATAGGCTGAAACACTGAAATTTCTCTTGTAATCGTAGCCAATTGATGTGAGACTGCATTTGAGGGAATACCTACTTACTCGACTATTCGATCAAACATCGTGGTCAAAGACTTGTCGGTTTGAAGCGAGGCCCAATTTGGTCTGAATACCACATCTGTTATACCGTAGATGTTGGTGGTGGCTTGAGCTCCTGGTTATATCTGTTTAATTGTGGACTTTACCTTTACAAAATCTTAAACATCAGGGTGTTTATTAtcgttggtcattttcaaggatgGTAGTCAAAACGCTCTTCCCATAATTCGTGACTGTTGGTTAGAAGAGATTGCACATAGGTAAAACCATGTTCAACCCTGAAACTAAGCTCTCAAACAAACGCGTGCCATAATAATTTACAGGTTGAAAGCACCACTTTGCTCTTAGAACTTTGATGTTAATGGCTTGAGGTCACTATTATATCTGTTTAATCGTGTTTGGTCCTTCACAACATACTTAAACTTCACGATGTTTATTATCTTCAGCTCACTGTTATCTAATATATTATGTAAGGGGCCACCACTTCAGGTTTGGATTCctcatatttgattaaaaaaaaatccgttAGACCTAATGCTACAGTGAATGCGGTCATGCCAAGtgtcatttttatctttttcgaCGAGTCTGCACTGCAaggtttcatcaataaattttgtaatgaaaatatgatgcatgaggaATAGTCCAGGCGAGGATCAAATTCAGAATAATATAATTGCTGATTTAAGATCGACAAAAATATCCAATTAGTGGAAAATACATGTAAGCTCAGCAAaacctccaataaaaatagtTGCCTGAAGTCAAGATATAGCTTCAGCCATTGTTCCAAGGAAAATCTCCTAGGTGGTTCATCGTTAATATCAAAACCTGTAAACGAATTGTGCTTTCACAAAACCTTCCATTtgtattaataattactataatcTAAAAACACGTGAGCGTCGTAcagaattatgaaataaatgttatttacaCACAGACTTGGATCTACTTGATATTATATAGAATcacataataacataaaaaattcttagacCATTACATCCATTTCAATAATACTAATGATAGTAACGATGGGCATGAAACTAACCAtcatattaatatatcaaattacttTCAACGGATACCATGTTCTTCAAATTgccactaaaataaaaaaatatagaactgtCATACAATTCTCCAAATATGTTATAGCAACCACGAACTGAAAATCGTCCCCCCCTTGGGTACAATACCCAATGGGAATCATCAAGAGTCAGATGGTGTAGAAGGTGGAACAGGACGTCTATAGTGAGCTAAGTCCGCTCGCATAGCTCCAACCTCGGCAAGAAGACCATGTAGAAGCTGACCATGGGCTGCCTGAGTCGTCATAATGGTCTCCATCATAGCATgaagagagggaggaagagggCATGTATGCGCTGCATCAACAGTGTCAACATCTAtctcatcatcaccatcctcgGCAACAACAGATGTGGGATCCCCATGCATGTCCTCATCTTGAACATCTCCAGTAGTAGACTGTACTCGTGGTCTGTTGGATGGACCAACACTGAGGTCGACAACCTTCTTTTGGGCAGTTCGCTGTTTCAGAAATTTGGCTCCTATAGGGGCTTGGATGTGAACCAACTCGTGGGAAGGAAAGttctttaatcctaaatatttgaGGACCCTATGGATGAGAACTGGGAAAAACAAAGCATGCCTCTTATACTTGCTCCTACGCACCTTGACAATGGTTTCgatgaaaagggaaggaaaacaaatggaACTATTGGTGACAAGGGCGTAAAGCAAGATACACCTGTCTACAGGGATTGTATGGATATGAGAGATagggaaaatgttgtgacaagctatcctaaagaagatataattaaGCTCAGTCAACTCACTTGAGCTAATACTTCGGCCAGAATCCCGATTGTTTGATCGTCCACAAAGAACATCCATAACATCATCAATACGAGGAGACATAGAGTTTGGATAAGTAGGTGTACAAATTATAGGTACATCAAGGGCTTTAGATACGTGCTCCCTAGTTATTGTAAACGGTACACCACGTATGGACGATGCCACCTTATGACCACCAAGATCCTCATGCACCGATAGATTCGaatagaattctctaatcaaGTTAGCTGGAGGGGGTTGTATGTTTGTACATAGGGACAGCCAATGCCTAGACTGTAGATTCTCACGAACAAAAGGATGCAGTTCCTGTAAATTGATTTGCCTTTCTCCCCAAATACGCCTACGCTTAATCAAGGTTTCAAAGGTTTGCTCATTTTCTGGCGTGAGGAACCTTAATTGATCAAACACCACTTCAGGTTCGGATGCAGCTTTGCATTTTCCCCTCTTAGTCCTCTTCAGACCCATAACTAATCGATGGTCAGTAGTGCAAACACGATCAGCTCACacaaaaacataaccaaaatgaagtttgaagcagagaacaaaaattgaagagtaACCAGCTACCGTGTGTAGAAAATCATGCACACAATATACTGTCTAGAGCAGTTTACAACAACACAATGAAAACCAAATATTCTTATTCACGGGTTGTTTAGTTGGTGCAATAATTGTAATGCATTTTGGTCCGAGTCAATAATTTGAAGTTAGAGACCTAGAGTATATAACAGAAGTCTTATCATATAGGAAACATACAAGTGGATTTAGGAACTGACATATATCATACCATCGTAGCTACATGTAGTAAGTTTCACCAGCTTctacaaaaacagaaaataaattgcacAATGTACAGTTCAGACATACAACCAGCATATATCTATACCACACACATATGGAGCCACTGGCAAGTTCATTTTGTGGAAGGAAGACAACCTATGACATAGGCAACCTTACTAACAACAATGCATTTGACTAGGCaaacacccaatttcatcacaatcTTCATAGACATAGACATAGAAGTGTGAAGcatcaaaatgcaaaatttgagaataatgCACCAACAATGTGTAATTTCAAAGACAGCAACCGTTAAAAGAGTCTTACTATGTAAAATCCTCGACGAATTTGCGCGGGAAATTGTGGGTTCTAGCCGGATGAAGCGAGAGCAATCGAAGATGTAATTTCGGACAGCTGCAAGTTCTGCAGAACTGGGGAAGAGTTAATAAAAATGGGTAATAGATTGTAATGtccatataactcgattttctggaaatcgagttacatgcaatcaAATTTTCAGCACAAGGGCTTGCACATAAACCGACTGTCCgtaaatcgagttatgtgtagCACAAATAACAAGAATCCAGTTAATGGTGGAACGGCTTTCTCATAACTCGATGTTGCAGACAACGAGTTAATTTCAAATAACTCGATTATACATAACTCGAGTTATTTTTCTGGGCCTccagatatttggactggtccagatgcAGTCCAAAACGAATCGAAGTTTAATGGTAGGCCTGCCACAATACTCGATTCTACGTGAATCGAGTTCTGTGCAGTGGACACTCACAAGAATTCAAATTCCTCGAgatttagaaaatcgagttacgtTGTACACATGCACCCACCCAGCCCatatatttggactggtccagatgcGGTCCAAGAGGAATCCAACTGTATATGGCTACCTCGCACAAAACCGAACTCCGGTAAAATCGAGTTATTTGCAGTAGAATATCTCAAGAATGCAATTTCTGTGTGTAATGGCTTGCATATAAATTGATACATCATAAAGCGAGTTATTTGCAGAGTTACTCAATTTTGTAGAACTTGAGTTATTTTCACTGGTCTCCCTTAATCTTCCTGTTAGGTGTAATCATTTCTCAACATTAATTGACAATAACAAGTAGTCTTCTAAGTTGTTCCAAAAATCATGCGgagcctttttatttaatattttttatttacttcttttttagtGGTACGATTCTCAATAAAATGTAAGTTTCACAGTTGagtgaaaatttctttttcatgaaaatttctttttcatgaaaatttctTGAGAAAATGGATTTAGAAATAATCCAGACTCATGATTCCTTATGACAATGATAGAATTACTTGCATTTCTACCGTGTGGATGACCCACTTTCATAAGCAGTTAATGGCAGCAGTTATGATAGGAGTCTGACAGATGTTGTTTGCAGGTTTGTTTAGTTCAAAGATGatgtttttctataaattttggtgttttgaatGCTTCCGTGTATCCTaaatctctctccttttttattttccccttaTATTCATCCTTGCATTTGCAACACTACTGTTCTTTTGAAGGACtactgcaacaaaaaaaaaaaaatatcatccattttgtgtagatttgatttcaatataatttaattatcttatccagaagcatgagtatggtctctcgaattttaatgtttttgtacATGCAGGGAGCTTGGCATTGGAATAGTTCCATACAGTCCTCTTGTTCGTGGTTTTTTAGCTGGCAAAGGAGCCGTGGAAAATTTGGCTGCAAATAGCGTATTGGTACATATTTCACCAGTATTTTGTGTTATTCATTTGTAAGATACAAAGATTTTTCAGGAAacaatgatatttttctttgagCAACGATTCATCAAGTTCATTGAATAAAACAGTACATATTTTAGTCCTTGCAGTTTACAAGAAGTTCCAACTTCATCTATAACATTTGAAAAATTGCTACcaagtgaaattttgaaaatttagctaTCAAGCTTTTCAATTTGCCACATTATATTGATTGACACAATTGATGGATTAACttctcacttattttttaaacatctAAATTTGCAAACATCAAAAATAATGACTAAAAATTATTGCACATGGTGTTATTGTATTAAAGTGTTACAATATATACAAAACATACAACAATGTCATCTGAAAAGAACAAAATCCTATAGCAATAACAATGTTGAcccccctaaaataaaatccaagagTCGCCATTCAATGTAATATAATTGAATGACATgcaaaaaaggccaaaatccaaacaaaagcGCATAAAAAAATACAGCATcacattcattttaaaatacatatgaaagttcatcatagtaattaaaaatttcccAAGAGTGAAACTCTAAACATCACAAAAGTACCCAATCAATAAAGTTGCAAACTGGGATGAACAAAATAGGGATGAATAGTAAAGTTGCAAAGTAAACACACTCTAAACATCACATAATATTATCATCACTTTGCATCCACCCTAACCACTTAGTCTTGGCACTTGAAAATGTGGACGTTTAACACAACACCGTCCCTCATAATCAGCTCAAATACGCAAACATCTCCTACTTGCAAACTATTTTCCCTCACAAACGCAGACCAACCAGCTGATACGACACATGATGAACCCCCACTTCGTTCATAAAGGTATAGCTTCACAGGCCATAATCGGTCCACAATCTGGAGCTTGACAGGGAGTATACTTGCTTTGGTGTAGTCCTTGGTAAACCCGTCTCTTGGTAAGTAGTTGATAATGTGTTGGGGTAAACTCTATACAAGGAACAATAATagatatttaacaaatatattcCAGCAACAAGTATCTAATTGATCTACATCTTTTCacctaaaaacacaaataagaaaaaatcattACGAACAAAATGTCCAGCCACAAGTATCTAATGTGACAATCTTTCTAATTGATCTATGAAAAATGATAGTTAATGGGAGTTGCAtttctaaattacaaaaatattccatttttgtGAAGCTAAAAGCTTACCGCACGATCCTTGCCATTAACGTAGGATGGACGCATGATAACAGTGAAAAGGGGATTTTCTGATTTAAAAGCATTGGCTATAACAAGATTTTTAGCTACACCACCGTCTTTCTTAGGATGGGCTGATCCtgaaagaagttgaaaatacGAAGTCATGCACATAAAATTAATAGAGTAGAAGCTAAACAAATCAACCAGTTGCTTACAAAAGTGTAACATTCAAACTTGAACCCTCTCCCCTATAAAAGTGTTTGATGATTTCAACAGAGCTGTCATCACTCTCATCATCTTCGATCCTATGAACTTGGAGTTCGTCGTCTAAAGTATAGTCTATTTCTGTTGCAGTGGCATCAAATATAAGTACATGAAACtgtgaatttccttcatatttgaaAACCAGCAAGTGCCCCACTGCTACACCATGAGAGCTTGCAAATTCGGACCAACCATTTTGAAACCAAACCCCCCCAGCATGTTGTGTCAACTTGACTTTCCAATTTCTGCCATTTGGAATAGTGAGAAAGGCCATATCTGACAGGTCCACTCCAAATTTCTGCACGAACTTATCTGGAATCCGCTGTAAAAAGAATCTCCATAACATAAATGCAGGCTAGGGAAATAAACACATGCAATCAATCCTTATACACAATgctagaaaataaaagtttgatgATGGCAGAATACTTCTTAGTTACAGCCCCCCACtcccacacaaaaaagaaaagaaaatcaaacaaaataaaatgtaatcctGTAACATTGACGTTATATTTAATAGCTATAACAGTAACAAatcttatgaattttgaaaCCAAATTATACAACCTAATCTtataaccaaaataaccatcAACAGCTGTCAACATTTTACATTTCTCTGTTGTTgttgaaatgtaaaaaattttggggaaatgTTGTATTTTGATAATGTGTCtgtgatttggttttggggTGTTGGGGAAACATTGAAGATGACCCACTTTTGTTTATGGGCAGGATTTGGATTTAGACGTAGTAATTTTGCCACTTAGCCACTTCATAAGTTTGTGAACTCTAAAAAACAAATGATAAAAAGAGTGAACGATTTCTGTATCCTAGTTTGATCCCAGGACACAGTTTCACAGTTTAAATTGAGTTATACATCTGTGGTCTACTGTAAGCCCtatcacattttcaa is part of the Quercus robur chromosome 9, dhQueRobu3.1, whole genome shotgun sequence genome and harbors:
- the LOC126700634 gene encoding B3 domain-containing transcription factor VRN1-like, producing the protein MASQWRRDNDDGPADRSPHFFKIILPNAIQEGKLRIPDKFVQKFGVDLSDMAFLTIPNGRNWKVKLTQHAGGVWFQNGWSEFASSHGVAVGHLLVFKYEGNSQFHVLIFDATATEIDYTLDDELQVHRIEDDESDDSSVEIIKHFYRGEGSSLNVTLL